From the Leptolyngbya sp. O-77 genome, one window contains:
- a CDS encoding single-stranded DNA-binding protein — translation MNNCILMAEVIQEPQLRYTSDNQTPIAEFRVQFAALRDNDPPGQIKVVGWGNLAQEIQAEFHVGDRVIIEGRLGMNMVDRPEGFKEKRAELTVSRIHRIEADASLKSSTADLPGTAASRPAAPTPAATTVPAAPPAYAASSVKAAPAAKAPVETADYDDIPF, via the coding sequence ATGAACAACTGCATTTTGATGGCTGAGGTAATTCAAGAGCCGCAGCTTCGCTATACCTCCGATAATCAAACGCCGATTGCTGAGTTTAGGGTGCAGTTTGCGGCGCTGCGCGACAATGATCCGCCGGGGCAAATCAAGGTGGTGGGCTGGGGCAACTTGGCGCAAGAGATCCAGGCAGAGTTTCATGTGGGCGATCGCGTGATCATCGAAGGTCGGCTAGGCATGAATATGGTCGATCGCCCAGAAGGTTTTAAGGAAAAGCGGGCAGAGCTAACGGTGTCTCGGATTCATCGGATTGAAGCGGATGCCAGCCTGAAATCCTCCACAGCCGACTTGCCAGGCACAGCGGCATCCCGTCCCGCAGCACCCACGCCGGCCGCAACGACTGTTCCCGCTGCTCCGCCGGCCTATGCAGCCTCCTCTGTTAAGGCAGCTCCTGCCGCCAAAGCCCCAGTAGAAACCGCCGACTATGACGATATCCCGTTCTAG
- the glsA gene encoding glutaminase A translates to MSDHAGACHSAAAVQSFLESLHQSCRELRGGKVADYIPELAKVDPHLFGICLVTADGQVFEVGDAAHLFTIQSISKVFVQGLALEDHGRDYVLARVGVEPTGDAFNSIVLDEASKRPYNPMVNAGAIATTSLIAGDGPTERLNRLLDMFRRYVGHDIVVDVATYVSERATGDRNRAMAYLMRHFKMVDWNIEEALDLYFQQCSVMVSCRDLAVMAATLANQGVNPMTGDRAVEAGYVRDMLSVMYTCGMYNFAGEWAYRVGLPAKSGVCGGIIAVVPDQLGIAVFSPPLDERGNSVRGVRVCEAISQEFGLHLFDSSRGCHHFLEQLGGKERLIPLAEENS, encoded by the coding sequence ATGTCTGACCATGCTGGCGCTTGCCACTCTGCTGCTGCGGTGCAGTCTTTTTTGGAGTCTTTGCACCAGTCTTGTCGCGAACTGCGCGGGGGCAAAGTGGCTGACTACATTCCCGAACTGGCGAAAGTAGATCCGCATTTATTTGGCATTTGCCTGGTGACGGCGGATGGGCAGGTGTTTGAGGTGGGCGATGCAGCGCATCTGTTTACGATTCAGTCGATTTCTAAAGTGTTTGTGCAGGGGTTGGCGCTGGAAGACCACGGGCGCGACTATGTGCTGGCGCGGGTGGGGGTAGAGCCGACGGGTGATGCGTTCAATTCGATCGTGCTAGATGAGGCCTCGAAGCGTCCCTACAACCCGATGGTGAATGCGGGGGCGATCGCCACCACCAGCCTCATTGCTGGCGACGGCCCGACGGAACGGCTCAATCGCCTGCTGGATATGTTTCGCCGCTACGTGGGTCACGACATTGTGGTGGATGTGGCAACCTATGTGTCGGAGCGGGCCACGGGCGATCGCAATCGGGCGATGGCTTACCTCATGCGCCATTTCAAAATGGTGGACTGGAACATTGAAGAAGCGCTGGATCTGTACTTCCAGCAGTGTTCGGTGATGGTGTCCTGCCGCGATCTGGCGGTGATGGCGGCGACGCTGGCCAACCAGGGCGTGAACCCGATGACGGGCGATCGCGCGGTTGAGGCGGGCTATGTGCGCGATATGCTCAGCGTCATGTATACCTGCGGTATGTACAATTTTGCGGGCGAGTGGGCCTACCGCGTGGGGCTGCCCGCCAAGAGCGGCGTGTGCGGCGGCATTATCGCTGTCGTGCCCGACCAGCTTGGCATCGCCGTCTTTTCGCCACCGCTAGACGAACGGGGCAACAGCGTGCGCGGCGTGCGCGTATGCGAAGCCATTTCTCAAGAATTTGGGCTGCACCTGTTTGACTCGTCTCGCGGCTGTCATCACTTTTTGGAGCAGCTAGGAGGAAAAGAGCGTCTTATCCCACTAGCCGAAGAGAATTCATAA
- a CDS encoding DUF6918 family protein, which yields MALSDTLSDPTTTQNLVADCVKLIDEQVAAKGGISGLALKAAYGVVKGVEPSYISGAIQRLLPEALAALDPMWNEGIQSGDPVQHLIQNRDRTADTLLSVTDHKIEKAKNSVVRASYGKLRTSVKGDVEAAVPGLAQILGTHVQS from the coding sequence ATGGCGCTTAGCGACACACTCAGCGATCCAACAACCACTCAGAACCTTGTCGCAGATTGCGTCAAGCTGATTGATGAACAGGTTGCTGCAAAAGGGGGGATTTCGGGACTGGCGCTGAAAGCCGCTTACGGAGTTGTGAAAGGCGTGGAGCCGAGCTATATTTCGGGCGCGATTCAGCGGCTGTTGCCAGAAGCGCTGGCAGCACTAGATCCCATGTGGAACGAGGGGATTCAGTCGGGCGACCCAGTGCAGCACCTAATCCAAAACCGCGATCGCACGGCAGACACGCTGCTCAGCGTCACCGACCACAAGATTGAAAAAGCCAAAAACAGCGTAGTGCGGGCTTCCTACGGCAAGCTGCGAACCTCGGTCAAGGGCGACGTAGAAGCGGCCGTGCCTGGACTGGCGCAAATTTTGGGAACGCACGTCCAGAGTTAG
- the fba gene encoding class II fructose-bisphosphate aldolase (catalyzes the reversible aldol condensation of dihydroxyacetonephosphate and glyceraldehyde 3-phosphate in the Calvin cycle, glycolysis, and/or gluconeogenesis), producing MALVPMRLLLDHAAENGYGIPAFNVNNMEQIQAIMQAAHETDSPVILQASRGARKYAGENFLRHLILAAVETYPHIPIVMHQDHGNEPATCYSAIKNGFTSVMMDGSLEADAKTPASYDYNVSVTSEVVKVAHAIGVSVEGELGCLGSLETGKGEAEDGHGFEGELDHSMLLTDPDEAVDFVERTQVDALAVAIGTSHGAYKFTRKPTGEILAISRIEEIHSRLPNTHLVMHGSSSVPEDLIALINQYGGAIPETYGVPVEEIQKGIKSGVRKVNIDTDNRLAITAAVREALAANPKEFDPRHFLKPSIKYMQKVCADRYQQFWAAGNASKIKQVSLEEYAAKYAKGELTQVAKKAVSV from the coding sequence ATGGCGCTCGTGCCTATGCGACTGCTGCTGGATCACGCGGCCGAAAATGGCTACGGTATCCCTGCGTTCAACGTCAACAACATGGAGCAGATCCAGGCCATCATGCAGGCTGCTCACGAGACCGATAGCCCGGTGATTCTGCAAGCTTCTCGTGGCGCTCGCAAATATGCAGGCGAAAACTTCCTGCGTCACCTGATCTTGGCGGCGGTGGAAACCTACCCCCACATCCCCATCGTGATGCACCAGGATCACGGCAACGAGCCTGCGACCTGCTATTCCGCCATCAAGAACGGCTTTACCAGCGTGATGATGGACGGTTCGCTGGAGGCTGATGCCAAAACGCCCGCCAGCTACGACTACAACGTTTCCGTCACCAGCGAAGTGGTGAAAGTGGCCCATGCCATCGGTGTTTCGGTGGAAGGTGAGCTGGGCTGCCTCGGCTCTCTGGAAACGGGCAAAGGCGAAGCCGAAGACGGACATGGCTTTGAAGGCGAGTTGGATCACTCGATGCTGCTGACCGATCCTGACGAAGCCGTAGACTTTGTGGAGCGGACTCAGGTAGACGCGCTGGCCGTTGCCATCGGCACCAGCCACGGAGCCTACAAGTTTACCCGCAAGCCGACGGGCGAAATCCTCGCCATCAGCCGCATTGAAGAAATCCACAGCCGCCTGCCCAACACCCACCTGGTGATGCACGGTTCTTCCTCGGTGCCTGAAGATCTGATCGCCCTGATTAACCAGTATGGCGGCGCAATCCCCGAAACCTACGGCGTGCCCGTGGAAGAAATCCAGAAGGGTATCAAGAGCGGCGTGCGTAAGGTGAACATCGACACCGACAACCGTCTGGCGATCACTGCTGCGGTGCGCGAAGCGCTGGCTGCCAATCCCAAGGAGTTTGACCCCCGCCACTTCCTGAAGCCGTCAATCAAGTATATGCAGAAAGTCTGCGCCGACCGCTATCAGCAGTTCTGGGCAGCGGGCAACGCCAGCAAGATCAAGCAGGTTTCGCTGGAAGAATATGCCGCCAAGTATGCCAAGGGTGAACTGACCCAAGTGGCTAAGAAGGCTGTTTCTGTTTAG
- a CDS encoding DNA-methyltransferase translates to MIRNPAPQNRTLRLTDAERSHFRTRLLHLDRPAGVDELLNRTICQDVFEAAMWLPREFVDLLVLDPPYNLSKQFNGQTVRRRSLSDYAAWVQSWLVLLLPTLKPTASVYLCGDWQSSPALYDVASQHLIIRNRITWEREKGRAARANWKNCSEDIWFCTVSPDYYFNAEAVRLKRRVLAPYTQNGSPKDWQRQPDGNFRLTAASNLWTDLTVPFWSMPENTDHPTQKPEKLLAKIILASSPPGAIVFDPFLGSGTTSVVAKKLDRQFVGIELDETYACLAEKRLALAEGDRRIQGYADGVFWERNSRG, encoded by the coding sequence ATGATTCGCAATCCTGCCCCCCAAAATCGCACGCTGCGGCTGACGGATGCCGAGCGATCGCACTTTCGCACCCGCCTGCTGCATCTAGATCGCCCCGCTGGGGTGGATGAACTGCTGAACCGGACGATCTGCCAGGATGTATTTGAGGCGGCGATGTGGTTGCCTCGCGAATTCGTCGATCTGCTGGTACTCGACCCGCCCTATAACCTGAGCAAGCAGTTCAACGGGCAAACCGTCCGGCGGCGATCGCTCTCGGACTATGCCGCCTGGGTGCAGTCGTGGCTGGTGCTGCTGCTGCCCACGCTCAAGCCGACCGCCTCGGTCTATCTCTGTGGCGATTGGCAATCATCCCCCGCCCTCTACGACGTCGCTTCTCAGCACCTCATCATCCGCAATCGCATCACCTGGGAGCGCGAGAAGGGCCGCGCCGCCCGCGCCAACTGGAAAAACTGCTCAGAAGACATCTGGTTTTGCACCGTGTCGCCCGACTATTACTTCAACGCCGAAGCCGTGCGGCTGAAGCGGCGAGTCCTCGCACCCTACACCCAAAACGGCAGCCCCAAAGACTGGCAGCGCCAGCCCGATGGCAACTTCCGCCTGACGGCCGCCTCCAACCTGTGGACAGATTTGACCGTTCCCTTCTGGTCGATGCCCGAAAACACCGACCACCCGACCCAAAAGCCCGAAAAGCTGCTGGCAAAAATTATTCTCGCCAGTTCTCCGCCCGGAGCCATCGTGTTTGATCCGTTTTTGGGTTCCGGCACGACTTCAGTCGTCGCCAAAAAGCTGGATCGGCAGTTTGTCGGCATCGAGCTAGACGAAACCTACGCCTGCTTGGCAGAAAAGCGGCTGGCGCTAGCAGAGGGCGATCGCCGCATCCAGGGCTATGCCGACGGCGTATTTTGGGAACGGAATAGTAGGGGTTAG
- a CDS encoding DUF1622 domain-containing protein codes for MLVHLLAADPLAANSSFIHRAEFLLQEMAMLLKIILEFIAILIVAIALVQTIRKYVRSFRYRGYIAQPSIRLDLGLSLALALEFLLAADIVGTAVSPRWNEIAKLAAITGIRTFLNYFLHREVRELQESPNVAQAPQTD; via the coding sequence ATGCTGGTGCATCTCTTGGCAGCCGATCCGCTTGCTGCTAACAGTTCGTTCATCCACCGGGCGGAGTTTTTGCTCCAGGAGATGGCGATGCTGCTAAAGATTATTCTGGAGTTCATTGCGATTTTGATCGTGGCGATCGCCCTTGTCCAAACCATCCGCAAATACGTCCGCTCTTTTCGCTATCGGGGCTACATTGCCCAGCCGTCGATTCGGCTGGATTTGGGGCTTTCGCTGGCGCTGGCGCTGGAGTTTTTGCTGGCGGCAGATATCGTGGGGACGGCCGTATCTCCCCGCTGGAACGAAATCGCTAAACTCGCTGCCATCACAGGCATTCGTACCTTCCTCAACTACTTTTTACACCGCGAAGTGCGAGAGCTACAGGAATCGCCCAATGTGGCTCAAGCCCCGCAAACCGATTGA
- a CDS encoding Uma2 family endonuclease, protein MAAMVAVPVAQYVSPEAYLAAEATRPIKHEYREGYVYAMAGGTDAHNQIAGNVYTLLRTHLRGGSCRTYFADVKVRVEEVNCYYYPDVMVTCDERDRTTNTFKRYPCLIVEVLSEATEAFDRGDKFADYRQIESLQEYVLISQTRLQVDVFRRNEEGLWVLHPYSEGDRVSLASVGWEGAIAEFYEAVDLPSPKERPPVADQHR, encoded by the coding sequence ATGGCCGCGATGGTTGCAGTTCCCGTTGCTCAATATGTCTCCCCAGAAGCCTATCTGGCAGCAGAAGCCACCCGCCCCATCAAACACGAGTATCGCGAGGGCTATGTCTACGCGATGGCAGGGGGCACTGATGCTCATAACCAGATTGCGGGTAATGTCTACACCCTTCTGAGAACCCACCTCAGGGGAGGCTCCTGCCGCACCTACTTTGCAGATGTAAAGGTTCGCGTTGAGGAGGTGAACTGCTACTACTATCCGGATGTGATGGTGACTTGCGATGAGCGCGATCGCACGACGAATACTTTCAAGCGCTATCCTTGCCTGATTGTCGAAGTCCTGTCCGAAGCGACAGAAGCTTTTGACCGGGGCGACAAATTTGCAGACTATCGCCAGATCGAGAGCTTGCAAGAATATGTCCTGATTTCTCAAACCCGGCTTCAGGTAGACGTGTTTCGTCGCAACGAGGAGGGGCTATGGGTGCTGCATCCCTACAGTGAGGGCGATCGCGTGTCGCTGGCTAGCGTGGGCTGGGAAGGGGCGATCGCCGAATTTTATGAAGCCGTTGACCTCCCAAGCCCCAAAGAACGCCCACCCGTGGCGGATCAACACCGCTAG
- a CDS encoding aldose epimerase, translated as MFEVSQHQAQYLTYTLTDSATDARLEIVPERGGIITRWSVQGRDILYLDEARFADPSLSVRGGIPILFPICGNLPNNAYTCNGQTYLLKQHGFARDLPWQVTHTEALDRASITLNLSSSDYTRALYPFEFSLDFTYILEGNRLVLQQQVTNSGNTIMPFSLGLHPYFAVSDKARLDFDIPATQYVDQRTQETHAYMDGFDFSQDEIDVLFRKLAFQSATVEDFRENLKLRLDFDDPYTMLVFWTLKGKDFYCLEPWTGPRNALNTGDHLIELAPGGTVRTSFRITVQLS; from the coding sequence GTGTTTGAGGTTTCCCAGCACCAAGCCCAATATCTCACCTACACGCTGACCGACTCGGCCACCGATGCTCGCCTGGAGATTGTGCCGGAGCGCGGCGGCATCATCACTCGCTGGAGCGTGCAGGGGCGCGACATTCTCTATCTCGACGAAGCCCGCTTTGCAGACCCCAGCCTCAGCGTGCGCGGCGGCATTCCCATCTTGTTTCCCATCTGCGGCAACCTGCCCAACAATGCTTACACCTGCAACGGCCAGACCTACTTGCTAAAGCAGCACGGCTTTGCCCGCGATCTGCCTTGGCAAGTCACCCACACCGAAGCGCTGGATCGAGCCAGCATCACGCTCAACCTCAGCAGCAGCGACTACACCCGTGCCCTGTATCCCTTCGAGTTTTCGCTGGATTTTACCTACATCCTGGAGGGCAATCGCCTGGTGTTGCAGCAGCAGGTCACCAATTCGGGAAATACCATCATGCCCTTTTCGCTGGGGCTACATCCCTATTTTGCGGTGTCGGACAAGGCGCGGCTGGATTTTGACATTCCTGCGACGCAATATGTAGACCAGCGCACGCAGGAAACCCACGCCTATATGGATGGGTTCGATTTTAGCCAGGATGAAATCGACGTGCTGTTTCGCAAGCTGGCGTTTCAATCTGCCACGGTGGAAGATTTTCGAGAGAACCTGAAGCTACGGCTAGATTTTGACGATCCTTACACGATGCTGGTGTTTTGGACGCTAAAGGGCAAGGACTTTTACTGTCTGGAACCCTGGACGGGGCCGCGCAATGCGCTGAACACGGGCGATCACCTGATCGAGCTAGCTCCGGGCGGCACAGTGCGGACGAGTTTCCGAATCACGGTGCAGTTGTCGTAA
- a CDS encoding fasciclin domain-containing protein has translation MKQTSTRNQWIKLLGLGVVTATVAYTYPSMASMMASMNEVMPSAATTDAVSETVAGETTMGETVIDATVTGAEAPADIPMADVAPGTDRATAMAAGTLTQIVSEGESFSTLEAALKAAGLDSALNEAGPFTVFAPTNEAFAALPEETLQALLQPENQRVLQQILAYHVVSGSVTSDAIQPGEVATVEGNSVAIAQDGETVTVSGARVIQADIVASNGVIHVIDQVLIPPGLDL, from the coding sequence ATGAAGCAAACGAGCACTCGCAATCAGTGGATCAAGCTGCTGGGTTTGGGCGTTGTAACGGCGACTGTAGCCTACACTTACCCCAGCATGGCCTCGATGATGGCCTCGATGAATGAAGTCATGCCCTCTGCCGCCACGACCGATGCTGTCTCTGAAACCGTGGCTGGCGAGACGACGATGGGCGAAACGGTCATTGATGCGACGGTCACGGGTGCAGAAGCGCCTGCTGATATACCGATGGCGGATGTTGCTCCAGGAACCGACAGGGCAACTGCGATGGCAGCGGGCACGTTGACCCAGATTGTGTCCGAAGGGGAATCTTTTAGCACGTTAGAAGCTGCCCTCAAAGCAGCAGGTCTGGACAGTGCGCTAAACGAAGCTGGCCCGTTTACGGTGTTTGCTCCGACGAATGAAGCCTTTGCGGCGCTGCCCGAAGAAACCCTGCAAGCACTGCTACAGCCCGAAAACCAGCGTGTGTTGCAGCAAATTCTGGCGTATCATGTGGTTTCCGGTAGCGTCACCTCGGATGCGATTCAGCCCGGTGAAGTGGCAACGGTCGAGGGCAACTCAGTGGCGATCGCCCAGGATGGCGAAACCGTCACTGTCTCCGGCGCTCGCGTCATCCAGGCCGACATCGTAGCCAGCAACGGCGTGATCCACGTAATCGATCAGGTGCTGATTCCCCCCGGACTCGACCTGTAA
- a CDS encoding Uma2 family endonuclease produces the protein MTIAPELRSLSVQDYRRMVEAGILAADERVELIEGQLYTMAAKGTAHSAAVTRIDRVLSQRLAGRALLRFQDPVQLSDFSQPEPDVAVVHPDPLDYEDHHPTPQEIFWLIEVADSTLRRDRDLKVPVYGRSGIQEYWILDVQERRLYVFRDPGEAGYGAEQILSEQEAIAPLSFPDCVIQVSELLRSPSTPA, from the coding sequence ATGACGATCGCCCCTGAATTGCGATCGCTCAGTGTGCAGGACTATCGCCGCATGGTGGAAGCGGGCATCCTGGCTGCCGACGAGCGGGTGGAACTGATTGAAGGACAGCTTTATACAATGGCAGCCAAGGGAACGGCCCACAGCGCAGCGGTGACTCGAATTGATCGCGTATTGTCACAACGGCTGGCGGGTCGAGCGCTGCTGCGGTTCCAAGACCCGGTGCAGTTGAGCGATTTTTCTCAGCCAGAGCCAGATGTGGCGGTGGTTCACCCCGACCCGCTGGACTATGAAGATCACCACCCCACACCGCAGGAAATCTTCTGGCTGATTGAAGTGGCAGACAGCACGCTGCGCCGCGATCGCGACCTGAAGGTTCCGGTATATGGGCGATCGGGCATTCAGGAATATTGGATTCTGGACGTGCAGGAGCGTCGCCTGTACGTATTTCGAGACCCTGGTGAGGCGGGCTATGGTGCAGAACAAATTCTGTCGGAACAGGAGGCGATCGCCCCGCTGTCTTTCCCCGACTGCGTGATTCAGGTCAGCGAACTCCTGCGATCGCCCTCTACACCAGCTTGA
- a CDS encoding DUF3747 domain-containing protein codes for MKRLRHRLVALSAIALGALSMSAPTAATTFGQQEVDQGRFIAVSSSGVTTRRLLILEQVSDARPCWSESGANPTIVTPLLLQFDFTGICNRATDRNGYSIRVNGQDLGLDYSIRILPQNGDLVMLGVPNDRSRPQLLIGRANGQTNDFAKITLQPGWRFTKRTFGDRTLGHVYLTYEGVFPPGDVATQPTPTPTPTPTPTPTPAPVTFTDISRDIYATEIRNAVAVGFISGFPDNTFRPLDTLTREQLVSMVLDALTKAPNVNLRIPTAASGDPYRDVNASRWSAAKIQFARDNNIVRGYEDGTFRPAQPVTRAELVSVLKRAAEFALTARGSSPTLRPNLPTKTFADTTNHWAAATITELSGFCGIASPLNEQGNNFAPNAASQRNYAAAATLRMLDCLQLPQ; via the coding sequence ATGAAACGTTTGCGTCATCGTCTCGTAGCCCTTAGCGCGATCGCGCTGGGTGCGCTGTCCATGTCCGCTCCGACCGCTGCCACCACCTTTGGGCAGCAAGAGGTAGATCAGGGGCGATTCATTGCCGTGTCGTCTTCTGGCGTTACTACCCGTCGGCTTCTAATCCTAGAACAAGTGTCTGATGCCCGCCCCTGCTGGAGCGAATCTGGAGCAAATCCGACCATCGTCACGCCACTGCTGCTCCAGTTTGATTTCACAGGTATCTGCAACCGCGCTACTGACCGCAACGGCTACTCAATCCGGGTTAATGGGCAAGATCTAGGTCTGGACTACAGTATTCGGATTTTGCCGCAAAACGGCGACCTGGTGATGCTCGGTGTGCCGAACGATCGCTCTCGCCCCCAGTTGCTGATTGGTCGCGCCAATGGGCAAACCAACGACTTTGCCAAGATCACGCTGCAACCGGGCTGGCGGTTTACCAAGCGCACCTTTGGCGATCGCACGCTGGGCCACGTCTACCTCACCTATGAAGGGGTCTTCCCGCCGGGAGATGTCGCCACACAGCCCACGCCGACCCCTACGCCCACCCCGACTCCGACTCCCACGCCCGCCCCAGTCACGTTTACCGACATTTCCAGAGACATCTACGCCACAGAAATCCGCAATGCGGTCGCCGTTGGATTTATCTCTGGCTTCCCCGACAATACCTTCCGCCCGCTCGATACGCTGACTCGCGAGCAGTTGGTGTCGATGGTGCTGGATGCGCTGACCAAAGCGCCCAACGTCAACCTGCGGATTCCCACCGCTGCCAGTGGTGACCCCTATCGGGATGTCAATGCCTCCCGCTGGAGCGCCGCCAAGATTCAGTTTGCCCGCGACAACAATATCGTGCGTGGCTACGAAGACGGCACCTTCCGACCAGCGCAGCCTGTGACCCGTGCTGAACTGGTGTCGGTGCTGAAGCGAGCTGCTGAGTTTGCCCTGACGGCTCGCGGCTCATCGCCAACCCTACGGCCCAACCTGCCCACCAAGACTTTTGCCGACACTACCAACCACTGGGCCGCGGCAACCATCACCGAGCTATCGGGCTTCTGTGGCATTGCCTCTCCGCTCAACGAGCAGGGCAACAACTTTGCGCCCAATGCGGCCTCCCAGCGCAACTACGCGGCTGCGGCCACGCTGCGGATGCTCGACTGTTTGCAACTGCCCCAGTAA